The following proteins are co-located in the Silene latifolia isolate original U9 population chromosome 1, ASM4854445v1, whole genome shotgun sequence genome:
- the LOC141648844 gene encoding uncharacterized protein LOC141648844 translates to MGPYEDKVLCDVISMNACHILLGRPWQYDRKVEHDGRSNVYIVTKGKAKYHLKTLSPSKHKKPVAKESLFLEASEVEEVLAQGKRAYVLVVRDLESVGESNHQGVQGLLDEFMDVFPEELPYGLPPLRGIEHRIDLIPGAALPNKPAYRCNPEEAKELQRQV, encoded by the coding sequence ATGGGACCATATGAAGATAAGGTGCTATGTGATGTAATCTCGATGAATGCTTGTCATATTTTACTGGGTAGGCCGTGGCAATATGATCGAAAGGTAGAACATGATGGGAGGAGCAATGTTTATATCGTGACTAAAGGAAAGGCTAAATATCATCTTAAAACATTGTCACCAAGTAAACACAAGAAGCCTGTTGCAAAGGAGAGTTTGTTTTTAGAAGCAAGTGAAGTAGAGGAGGTCCTCGCTCAAGGAAAACGAGCTTATGTGCTGGTTGTCCGAGACTTGGAGTCCGTTGGTGAGAGTAACCACCAAGGAGTGCAGGGGTTACTTGATGAGTTCATGGATGTGTTTCCCGAGGAGTTACCATATGGGTTACCTCCCTTGCGGGGAATTGAACATCGCATTGACTTAATTCCCGGAGCTGCATTGCCTAATAAACCAGCTTATCGGTGTAATCCCGAGGAGGCTAAAGAATTACAGAGGCAAGTATAA